The Halobacillus amylolyticus nucleotide sequence CTGTTTCTGGCATGGCTTGATCGCTCCTTTTTATATAAAATGTTTAAGTAATCCTTCCTATCCCAATATAACACAATTGCCCTACCCGCATCAGTTCAGGAAATTTGAAGGTATTGTGAACAAAAAAGTAGGGTACATTGAAGATGTAATCGCTTTACCAAAATATTTCCTATCATATTACTTTTAATTAAACACAAAACATCTTATTATATAGTACAGAATAAGAAATAGGAGGGGTCAATATGAGTAACCTATTTGACACGCTGAAGGCTAAAATTGATGGAAAAGGTAAGAAGGTCGTGTTCCCTGAAGGGTTAGATGACCGTATTCTGACCGCTGTCAGTAAACTAGGTGCAGAAGGATTAGTCACACCTGTACTAGTCGGAAATAAAGAAAAAGTAGAACAGAAAGCATCAGAGCTAGGAGTGGATATTTCTACATCTGAAATTCTTGACCCGGAAAACTACGATGCTTTTAATGACATGGTTGCAAGTTTTGTGGAACGCCGTAAAGGCAAGGTAACAGAGGAGAAAGCACGTGAAGTTCTAAAGGATGAGAACTATTTCGGAACGATGCTCGTGTATATGAACGAAGCGGCAGGGCTCGTTAGTGGTGCGGCTCATTCTACAGCTGATACCGTACGTCCAGCCCTGCAAATCATTAAGACAAAGGTCGGCATAAAGAAAACATCCGGCGTATTTATCATGGTTCGTGACGAGGAGAAATATGTATTCGCAGATTGTGCTATCAACATTTCACCAGACAGCCAGGACCTGGCGGAAATCGCGTTGGCTAGTGCTGATACTGCGAAGCTTTTTGACATTGATCCTAAAGTTGCGATGCTTAGCTTTTCAACTAGGGGTTCAACAAAGTCCACTGAAACGGAAAAAGTAACGGACGCACTGGAGCTTGCTAAAGAACAGAATTCAGACTTGCTGATCGACGGTGAGTTCCAATTTGATGCTGCATTTGTTCCCTCTGTTGCCGAGAAAAAGGCGCCTGATTCTCCATTAAAAGGTGAGGCCAACACGTTTATTTTTCCAAGCCTTGAAGCGGGGAACATTGGATACAAAATCGCTCAGCGTCTAGGTAACTTTGACGCGGTGGGGCCAATTTTGCAAGGGCTGAACCAGCCGGTCAACGACTTGTCCCGCGGCTGTAATTCTGATGATGTCTATAAACTTGCGATCATTACCGCGGCACAGTCTCTTTAAAAAATGCCCCGGAGGCTAGTCAGCTTTCAGGCTCATTTTTTATCAAATATGCAATTATTCCGTTAAATGTGCAATTATCTGGATTTACGTGCAATTATTTAAAATTATGTGCAATTAACCTCAGATTTCACGCAATTCCATAGTAGGCAAACCAAAAGCACTCGTGCGTTATTCCATCCGCTCGAGTGCTTTTGCATTTCGCTCAATCATTTGTTCAAATCGTTTATTGAATGAGTCTATTTCCTCACCTTCAAGCTGCTGAACGACAACTCTTTCTGATAACGTCCTCAACTGATATAGGATCCTGTCGCGAACATCAGCGACACTTAACTGGGTTCCTAACAGCTCGTTCATTGACGCCATAACCGATGGATCGATATAAGGATAGCTGAAGCGGGTTTCCTCATCTTGTCTTCCAATTTGGTAAAAGTTCTTGAGCAAAAGTGCCCGCTCCATGCCGCTTCCTGTCACGTCTAAATAAATTTGCACGGCTGATCCTTGTTTAACACGACGCTGTGATATCCCGGCAAATTTCCGTCCATTGATACTTAAATCATAAGTTCCTGGACAATAAGATTGGGTAATTTCATAGGCCTCGATTTCGTCAGTGAGATCTGCAAAGAGATGCTTGATGAACACGACCATTGCCTCATACCCTTCGTGGATATTGACCTCTTTTGAATCAGGAAAAATGAAAGAAAGGTTCAAAACGCCTTCATCAAGTACCACAGCAAGCCCGCCCGAATTCCTCACAATAACCTGATATCCCTGTGTTTTTAAATAATCGACAGCTTCAGATATAAAAGGCAAGCGTGCGTCGGGTATGCCGAGCACAACGGTATGATGATGAACCCATAACCTTGCAGTAGTCGGAGACGTCCCTTGTCCAACGGAGATAGCCAGGGCATCATCTGTCGCAAATGATTGGAGGGCCGAAAATCCAGGCCCTAAGCTGCTTTGGTCAATGAAACGATATGTTTTAGGGTGTAATAATGTGTGAATGTTGTTCATGAAAATGTTTCTCCTTTTTAGTAAACCGTACTTATTATAACAGATGAAAGGAGTAAGTGCCTTTATGAAAAAACCTCCCTTAGATAGATTTACCTAAATTTACAAAAACACAATATTACCTATATATTCCTTTAATGTAAGATTGATAGAGTTAGAGATACCAAAAGAAGGGAGAGAAGTATATGCCGCGTTTTTTGTTTATTTTGATCACGGGGGTTTTATTTATGGGAGTATTTAGCACGTCAGGAGAATCCGTATCGGCAAATGAATTGAAGAATAAGGATCGCCAGCAAACATTGACCATTGCCCACAGAGGAGCTTCCGGATATGCGCCTGAGAACACCATGGCAGCTTTTGAAAAATCAGTCGACATGAAAGCGGAAATGTTTGAGCTTGATGTTCAAATGAGTAAAGATGGAGAGCTTGTCGTCATTCATGATACCACAGTCGACCGCACGACAAATGGATCCGGACAGGTGAAGGATTTTACATATGAGGAATTGCGACAGCTTGATGCAGGCAGCTGGTTCAGTGAAGAATTTGCTGGTGAAAAAATTCCGACACTCGGGGAAGTGCTTGATGCCTATAAAGGAAGGTCCGGGATTTTAATTGAGTTGAAATCGCCATCCCTATATCCAGGAATTGAGCAAAAGGTAGCTGCTGCCCTCGTTGCCCGCAATATGCATAAGCCTGAAAATGATAAAATCATCGTCCAATCTTTTGACCATGAATCTATGAAAACTTTTCATTCGATTCTGCCGTCTATGCCAGTAGGGGTTCTGCTTGGATATAGTGAAGAGGGGGTCTCAAATGAACAACTGGCAAACTTCTCTTCCTATGCAGAGTATTTCAATCCAAATAAAGCGATGATTACAGGAGATCTTGTAAACCGTATTCATGAATTTGGTATGAAGACACACCCCTATACTGTTAGGGATCAAGAGTCAGCAAACTTTCTATTAAGCGTGGGAGTGGATGGTATTATCACAGACTTTCCTGACTACGTCGATCCGCACAAAGGATAATTTTCTTTTAACTTAATAAGAGACTGGTAAGGTTGATAACTTACCAGTCTTTTTTGTGTTTTAAGCTTTTACATAGTATCTCAGTTCGGTTGGCATTTTCGTATCTGTCAAGATGTTTTTTTATATTAAAATAAGGTATATAATAGTAGGAAATGTCGTGAAGAAAGGATAAGCTAATGGCCTATCGTGACGAACAATTAAGTGAAGAAAAAGTATTTAAGGATCCCGTTCACCGTTACATACACGTACGTGATCGTGTGATTTGGGATTTGATTGGCACCGCGGAATTTCAGCGGTTGCGAAGAATCCGGCAGCTTGGGACATGCTACCTAACCTTTCACGGGGCAGAGCATAGCCGCTTCAACCATTCACTCGGAGTCTATGAGATTGTTAGAAGGATCATTAGCAACTTTAAGGATCGTCCGAATTGGAATGAAGAAGAACGGCTGCTATGCTTAGCGGCTGCATTGCTGCATGATCTCGGCCACGGTCCCTTTTCTCACTCGTTTGAAAAAGTATTTAAGCTCGATCATGAAGACTTTACGCAAGCGATTATTCTTGGGGACACAAAGATCAATCAAGTGCTCTCAAAAGTGGAGAAAGGCTTTCCGAAAAAAGTTGCAGATATCATTAATAAAACGTATAAAAATAAGCTTGTTGTCAGCCTGATTTCCAGCCAAATTGACGCGGATCGGATGGACTATCTGCAGCGTGATGCCTATTTCACAGGTGTAAGCTACGGACACTTTGACATGGAGCGGATTCTTCGTGTAATGCGCCCGATGGAAGATCAAGTCGTCGTGAAAGAGAGCGGCATGCATGCAGTAGAAGATTACATTATGAGCCGCTATCAAATGTATTGGCAAGTTTATTTTCATCCGGTAACGAGAAGTGCCGAAGTAATTTTGTCAAAGATCCTCCACCGCGCAAAAGAGCTTCATGAGAAAGGTTACACTTTCAAACTTGAACCGACACACTTCCTCTCCTTTTTCAAAGGGGAACCGAATTTAAGAGAGTATTTAGCGTTAGATGAATCGATTACGCTCTACTACTTCCAAATGTGGATGAATGAGGACGACCCGGTTTTATCTGATCTATGTGAACGTTTCGTTAACCGGCGTCTCTTTAAATACATTGAATTTAACCCTAATTTGCAAATGAATGAATGGATGGAGCTTTATAAGCTGTTCGACAAAGCAGGTTTGAATCCAGACTACTATTTAGTTGTTGACTCAAGTTCCGACTTGCCCTATGACTTTTACCGTCCCGGGGAAGAAGGCGAGCGCCTGCCGATTCATTTACTGAAGCCAAATCAGGAGCTTAAGGAATTGTCCCGTCTATCCGATATCGTTGAATCGATTTCCGGAAAGAAGCGGACGGATCATAAATTGTATATTCCTCTCGATTTTCTTGAGGAAATGTCGAGTCGAAGCAAGACGAAACAGCGTATTATGGAAATTTTGTTTGGATAAGGAGTGGAGCCGTTATGTTGGAGAATCATGCAAAGCTAATGCAGTTCTTCTCAAGCTCTGAAGATATCGTAGGACGAAAAAAGCTGCAAAAAATGATTTACATCTTGAAAAAGTGTGAAATCCCTTTTGAGGAGCGGTATGAATTTCACTTTTATGGACCCTATTCTGAGGAGTTGACGCTTAGAATCGAGGAAATGTGCAATTTAGGTTTTATAAGTGAAGCCAAAGAGGAGAAAAAGAATTACTACCAGTATCGGTACCGCATTACAGATTCCGGCCGTGAGTTTCTAGAACAATCGTCAGTAAAACTTCCGCCGTTTGATCAACATATGAAGGAAATGAATGCCAAGAGCTCCCGCTTTCTTGAACTCGTTTCGACGATGCTTTTCTTTGAACATCTGCCTAAAGATGAGATTACCGAGAAAGTACACACTGTAAAGAGTAAACAAAACTATTCTAGTGAAGAAATAACAGAT carries:
- a CDS encoding HD domain-containing protein, translating into MAYRDEQLSEEKVFKDPVHRYIHVRDRVIWDLIGTAEFQRLRRIRQLGTCYLTFHGAEHSRFNHSLGVYEIVRRIISNFKDRPNWNEEERLLCLAAALLHDLGHGPFSHSFEKVFKLDHEDFTQAIILGDTKINQVLSKVEKGFPKKVADIINKTYKNKLVVSLISSQIDADRMDYLQRDAYFTGVSYGHFDMERILRVMRPMEDQVVVKESGMHAVEDYIMSRYQMYWQVYFHPVTRSAEVILSKILHRAKELHEKGYTFKLEPTHFLSFFKGEPNLREYLALDESITLYYFQMWMNEDDPVLSDLCERFVNRRLFKYIEFNPNLQMNEWMELYKLFDKAGLNPDYYLVVDSSSDLPYDFYRPGEEGERLPIHLLKPNQELKELSRLSDIVESISGKKRTDHKLYIPLDFLEEMSSRSKTKQRIMEILFG
- a CDS encoding glycerophosphodiester phosphodiesterase, with the protein product MPRFLFILITGVLFMGVFSTSGESVSANELKNKDRQQTLTIAHRGASGYAPENTMAAFEKSVDMKAEMFELDVQMSKDGELVVIHDTTVDRTTNGSGQVKDFTYEELRQLDAGSWFSEEFAGEKIPTLGEVLDAYKGRSGILIELKSPSLYPGIEQKVAAALVARNMHKPENDKIIVQSFDHESMKTFHSILPSMPVGVLLGYSEEGVSNEQLANFSSYAEYFNPNKAMITGDLVNRIHEFGMKTHPYTVRDQESANFLLSVGVDGIITDFPDYVDPHKG
- a CDS encoding lipoate--protein ligase family protein, whose translation is MNNIHTLLHPKTYRFIDQSSLGPGFSALQSFATDDALAISVGQGTSPTTARLWVHHHTVVLGIPDARLPFISEAVDYLKTQGYQVIVRNSGGLAVVLDEGVLNLSFIFPDSKEVNIHEGYEAMVVFIKHLFADLTDEIEAYEITQSYCPGTYDLSINGRKFAGISQRRVKQGSAVQIYLDVTGSGMERALLLKNFYQIGRQDEETRFSYPYIDPSVMASMNELLGTQLSVADVRDRILYQLRTLSERVVVQQLEGEEIDSFNKRFEQMIERNAKALERME
- a CDS encoding YwgA family protein, encoding MLENHAKLMQFFSSSEDIVGRKKLQKMIYILKKCEIPFEERYEFHFYGPYSEELTLRIEEMCNLGFISEAKEEKKNYYQYRYRITDSGREFLEQSSVKLPPFDQHMKEMNAKSSRFLELVSTMLFFEHLPKDEITEKVHTVKSKQNYSSEEITDGWNFIEKIRRIH
- the pta gene encoding phosphate acetyltransferase; the protein is MSNLFDTLKAKIDGKGKKVVFPEGLDDRILTAVSKLGAEGLVTPVLVGNKEKVEQKASELGVDISTSEILDPENYDAFNDMVASFVERRKGKVTEEKAREVLKDENYFGTMLVYMNEAAGLVSGAAHSTADTVRPALQIIKTKVGIKKTSGVFIMVRDEEKYVFADCAINISPDSQDLAEIALASADTAKLFDIDPKVAMLSFSTRGSTKSTETEKVTDALELAKEQNSDLLIDGEFQFDAAFVPSVAEKKAPDSPLKGEANTFIFPSLEAGNIGYKIAQRLGNFDAVGPILQGLNQPVNDLSRGCNSDDVYKLAIITAAQSL